The region GTCTATGCACTATTCCTAGACGATTTGGATCATCTCCTATTTTATCGAAATCTTTTATATGATACATTAATGCATTAACCAACGTTCCACTTCTAATTTTATTTGTTGGATGTACCAAAAGGCCTGCGGGCTTATTGATTACTATTATATCTTCATCTTCATATAAAATATCTAAAGGTATATTTTCTGGGGATATCGAGTCTTCTTCATTCATATGATCAGATATTTCTAAATTATCCAGACAAATTACGATTTCATCGCCTTTTTTTACAAGGTAATGAGACTTTTTTATGCCGCCATTAACGGTAACAGCCCCACGTTTTATCAATTCTTGAATCATATTTCTAGAAACTTTTATAGGAAGCTTTTCTAAAACAAACAAGTCCAATCTTTTTTGATCGTCCCCTTCATTTACTTTGTAAATCACTTTTTCCATGTAAACTCCTCCGAACAAGATGGTACAATAAAATTATTCCTCCAAACGTGATAAAAATGTCCGCAATATTAAATACAGTAAAATCTTGCCAAGATATTATATCAACAACATAACCTAATCTAATTCTATCAAAGATATTACCCAAGGCTCCACTGATTATGAAACACATACCTAAATCAAATGAAAAATTGAATATGTGGTTACTC is a window of Defluviitoga tunisiensis DNA encoding:
- the lspA gene encoding signal peptidase II: MSWLIPIIIFFDQITKKTAETILVHNPIKIGIFELTYVENTGVAFGLFRGKALIHGIIATIIVTFLYFFREQYLRSNHIFNFSFDLGMCFIISGALGNIFDRIRLGYVVDIISWQDFTVFNIADIFITFGGIILLYHLVRRSLHGKSDLQSK